The following coding sequences lie in one Stenotrophomonas rhizophila genomic window:
- a CDS encoding DUF3011 domain-containing protein: protein MKHGKQAWLWALLPAMLALGATAQAQNYDRYRDDGYNSGPVRCESIKGRTQQCPLQGRARLVRQISGSPCVEGETWGQARNGVWVTQGCRAEFIAEGGRGHGGGWGGNQGGNHGGGWGGRGQVVTCDSNDHRLQRCNVSIRRDARLVRQTSRTACVEGRTWGWDRNGVWVNGGCRGEFQVN from the coding sequence ATGAAGCACGGAAAGCAGGCGTGGTTGTGGGCGCTGCTGCCCGCGATGCTGGCGCTGGGCGCCACCGCCCAGGCACAGAACTACGATCGCTATCGCGACGATGGCTACAACAGCGGTCCGGTGCGCTGCGAATCGATCAAGGGCCGCACCCAGCAGTGCCCGTTGCAGGGGCGTGCACGCCTGGTCCGCCAGATTTCCGGTTCGCCCTGCGTGGAAGGCGAGACCTGGGGCCAGGCCCGCAATGGCGTGTGGGTGACCCAGGGCTGCCGCGCCGAATTCATCGCCGAGGGCGGGCGTGGCCACGGCGGTGGCTGGGGCGGCAACCAAGGCGGTAACCACGGCGGCGGCTGGGGCGGGCGTGGCCAAGTGGTCACCTGCGACTCCAACGACCACCGGCTGCAGCGCTGCAACGTCAGCATCCGGCGCGATGCGCGGCTGGTCCGCCAGACCTCGCGCACGGCGTGCGTGGAAGGCCGCACCTGGGGCTGGGACCGCAACGGGGTGTGGGTCAACGGCGGTTGCCGTGGCGAATTCCAGGTGAATTGA
- the dxs gene encoding 1-deoxy-D-xylulose-5-phosphate synthase codes for MIDSARYPRLSRIQSPDDLRRFDESELPAIADELRAYLIESVGKSGGHFGAGLGVIELTVALHYLYQTPVDQLVWDVGHQTYPHKILTGRRDAIHTVKQKDGVAPFPKREESEFDTFGVGHSSTSISAALGMAIARQLEGDDRKVVAVIGDGAMTAGMAYEALNHAGGMDSEPNLLVILNDNNMSISEAVGGLTKMLGRATGSRTLNALREGGKKILGDKKNNPTARFVKRWEEHWKGMFVPSTFFEEMGFHYTGPIDGHDLPALVATLKTLKGLKGLKLLHVMTTKGKGYERAEGDQIGYHAVGPFDPDKGLVSKGAAKKPTYTDVFSDWLCDAAAADPKLVGITPAMREGSGLVRFSKEYPERYFDVAIAEQHAVTLAAGMATQGAKPVVAIYSTFLQRAYDQLVHDVAVQELDVLFAIDRAGVVGPDGATHAGNLDLSFLRCVPHMVVMAPADEAECRQMLSTGLAFDGPAAVRYPRGSGTGVDAGTDLSTLEIGKADLRVQGSRVALLAFGSTVPAAEAVGRALGLSVVNMRFIKPLDRALLLELARTHDGFVTIEDNVVAGGAGSGVAELFNAEDVLKSILHLGLPDSFQHHASREDLLAEAGIDAAGIRAAVLKRWPQLASDGHPLSAAG; via the coding sequence ATGATCGATTCCGCCCGCTATCCCCGCCTGTCGCGCATCCAGTCACCGGATGACCTGCGCAGGTTCGATGAATCCGAACTGCCCGCCATCGCCGACGAACTGCGTGCCTACCTGATCGAATCGGTCGGCAAGAGCGGCGGCCATTTCGGCGCCGGGCTGGGCGTGATCGAATTGACCGTGGCCCTGCACTACCTGTACCAGACCCCGGTGGACCAGCTGGTCTGGGACGTGGGGCATCAGACCTACCCGCACAAGATCCTCACCGGTCGCCGCGACGCGATCCACACGGTCAAGCAGAAGGACGGCGTGGCGCCGTTCCCCAAGCGCGAAGAGAGCGAGTTCGACACCTTCGGCGTGGGCCACTCCTCGACCTCGATCTCGGCCGCGCTCGGCATGGCCATCGCGCGCCAGCTGGAAGGCGACGATCGCAAGGTGGTCGCGGTGATCGGCGACGGCGCGATGACCGCCGGCATGGCCTACGAGGCGCTCAACCATGCCGGTGGCATGGACAGCGAACCGAACCTGCTGGTGATCCTCAACGACAACAACATGTCGATCTCCGAGGCCGTTGGCGGGCTGACCAAGATGCTCGGCCGTGCCACCGGCAGCCGCACGCTCAACGCGCTGCGCGAAGGCGGCAAGAAGATCCTGGGCGACAAGAAGAACAACCCCACCGCGCGCTTCGTCAAGCGCTGGGAAGAACACTGGAAGGGCATGTTCGTGCCGTCCACGTTCTTCGAGGAAATGGGCTTCCATTACACCGGCCCCATCGATGGCCACGACCTGCCGGCACTGGTAGCCACGTTGAAGACGCTCAAGGGCCTCAAGGGCCTGAAGCTGCTCCACGTGATGACCACCAAGGGCAAGGGCTACGAGCGTGCCGAGGGCGACCAGATCGGCTATCACGCCGTCGGGCCGTTCGATCCGGACAAGGGCCTGGTGTCCAAGGGCGCCGCCAAGAAGCCGACCTACACCGATGTGTTCAGCGACTGGCTGTGCGACGCCGCCGCGGCCGACCCCAAGCTGGTGGGCATCACCCCGGCCATGCGCGAAGGCTCGGGCCTGGTCCGTTTCAGCAAGGAATACCCGGAGCGCTACTTCGACGTGGCCATCGCCGAACAGCACGCGGTGACACTGGCCGCAGGCATGGCCACGCAGGGCGCCAAGCCGGTGGTGGCGATCTACTCCACGTTCCTGCAGCGCGCGTACGACCAGCTGGTGCACGACGTGGCCGTGCAGGAGCTGGACGTGCTGTTTGCGATCGACCGTGCCGGCGTCGTGGGCCCCGATGGCGCCACCCATGCCGGCAACCTGGACCTGAGCTTCCTGCGCTGCGTGCCGCACATGGTGGTGATGGCGCCTGCCGACGAAGCCGAATGCCGGCAGATGCTGAGCACCGGCCTGGCGTTCGACGGCCCGGCTGCGGTGCGCTACCCGCGCGGCAGTGGCACCGGCGTGGACGCTGGCACCGATCTGTCCACGCTGGAGATCGGCAAGGCCGACCTGCGCGTACAGGGCAGCCGCGTGGCCCTGCTGGCGTTCGGCAGCACCGTGCCGGCCGCCGAAGCGGTGGGCCGTGCGCTGGGCTTGAGCGTGGTCAACATGCGCTTCATCAAGCCCCTCGACCGCGCCCTGCTGCTGGAGCTGGCACGTACCCACGACGGCTTCGTCACCATTGAAGACAACGTGGTGGCCGGTGGCGCCGGCTCGGGCGTGGCCGAACTGTTCAATGCCGAAGACGTGCTCAAGTCGATCCTGCACCTGGGCCTGCCGGACAGCTTCCAGCATCACGCCAGCCGCGAAGACCTGCTGGCCGAAGCCGGCATCGATGCCGCCGGTATCCGGGCGGCGGTGCTCAAGCGCTGGCCGCAGCTGGCCAGCGATGGGCATCCGCTCAGCGCCGCGGGTTGA
- a CDS encoding acyl-CoA dehydrogenase C-terminal domain-containing protein, translated as MSSYTAPLSDIRFALHDVLKVEPLFARLGFTDATTDVVDAVLEEAGRFSTTVLAPLNSVGDEIGCVLDQATGEVTTPPGFKQAYAQFVDGGWTGLTAAPELGGQGLPHTLGVPLNEMINAANLAWGNFPLLSHGAIEALKQHGEAWQQEAFLKPLIEGRWTGTMCLTEPHCGTDLGLLKTKAEPNADGSYAITGTKIFITAGEHDLTDNIVHLVLAKLPDAPAGAKGISLFVTPKFKVDREGKVGERNALRCGSIEHKMGIKGSVTCVMNFDGAEGYLVGQPHKGLQAMFTMMNTARLGVGLQGIGLSERAYQNALKYARERLQSRSLSGPKNPEKPADPILVHPDVRRMLLTIKSLVEGSRLLALHAATLVDVAHHADDAGERERADTLVSFLTPISKACQTEWGIENTYNALQCFGGHGYIREHGMEQLARDARITTLYEGTTGIQALDLIGRKTASSQGAGLKLMLAEIEAFAKANEGNEALAEFIAPLRAKADEWGTLTMATLQRAAGNPEELGAASFDYLFYSGYVVLAYWWARSVAAADASAQSEAFKQAKRETARFYFARVLPRTLSHAAAIQSGAAPLMTMADAHFGEG; from the coding sequence ATGAGCAGCTACACCGCACCGCTTTCCGATATCCGTTTCGCCCTGCATGACGTGCTCAAGGTCGAACCCCTGTTCGCCCGCCTCGGCTTCACCGACGCCACCACCGACGTGGTGGACGCCGTGCTCGAGGAAGCCGGCCGCTTCAGCACCACCGTGCTGGCGCCGCTCAACAGCGTGGGTGACGAAATCGGCTGCGTGCTCGACCAGGCCACCGGCGAGGTCACCACCCCGCCCGGCTTCAAGCAGGCCTACGCGCAGTTCGTCGACGGCGGCTGGACCGGCCTCACCGCCGCACCGGAACTGGGTGGCCAGGGCCTGCCGCACACCCTCGGCGTGCCGCTCAACGAAATGATCAACGCCGCCAACCTGGCCTGGGGCAACTTCCCGCTGCTCTCGCACGGGGCCATCGAAGCGCTCAAGCAGCACGGCGAAGCGTGGCAGCAGGAGGCCTTCCTGAAGCCGCTGATCGAAGGCCGCTGGACCGGCACCATGTGCCTGACCGAACCGCATTGCGGCACCGACCTGGGCCTGCTCAAGACCAAGGCCGAACCCAATGCCGATGGCAGCTACGCCATCACCGGCACCAAGATTTTCATCACCGCCGGCGAGCACGACCTCACCGACAACATCGTGCACCTGGTGCTGGCCAAGCTGCCCGACGCCCCGGCCGGTGCCAAGGGCATCTCGCTGTTTGTCACCCCCAAGTTCAAGGTGGACCGCGAGGGCAAGGTCGGCGAGCGCAACGCGCTGCGCTGCGGCTCGATCGAACACAAGATGGGCATCAAGGGCTCGGTCACCTGCGTGATGAACTTCGACGGCGCCGAAGGCTATCTGGTCGGCCAGCCGCACAAGGGCCTGCAGGCAATGTTCACCATGATGAACACCGCGCGCCTGGGCGTTGGCCTGCAGGGCATCGGCCTGTCCGAGCGTGCGTACCAGAACGCACTGAAGTACGCCCGCGAGCGCCTGCAGTCGCGCTCGTTGAGCGGCCCCAAGAATCCCGAGAAGCCGGCCGACCCGATCCTGGTCCACCCGGACGTGCGCCGCATGCTGCTGACCATCAAGTCGCTGGTCGAAGGCAGCCGCCTGCTGGCCCTGCACGCGGCCACCCTGGTCGACGTGGCCCACCATGCCGACGATGCCGGCGAGCGCGAGCGCGCCGACACCCTGGTGAGCTTCCTGACCCCGATTTCGAAGGCCTGCCAGACCGAATGGGGCATCGAGAACACCTACAACGCCCTGCAGTGCTTCGGTGGCCACGGCTACATCCGCGAGCACGGCATGGAACAGCTGGCCCGCGATGCGCGCATCACCACGCTGTATGAAGGCACCACCGGCATCCAGGCGCTGGACCTGATCGGGCGCAAGACCGCCTCCAGCCAGGGCGCCGGGCTGAAGCTGATGCTGGCCGAGATCGAGGCGTTCGCCAAGGCCAATGAAGGCAACGAAGCGCTCGCCGAGTTCATCGCCCCGCTGCGCGCCAAGGCCGACGAATGGGGCACGCTCACGATGGCCACCCTGCAGCGCGCGGCCGGCAATCCCGAGGAACTGGGCGCGGCCAGCTTCGACTACCTGTTCTATTCGGGCTACGTGGTGCTGGCCTACTGGTGGGCGCGCAGCGTTGCCGCCGCCGACGCCTCCGCGCAGAGCGAGGCGTTCAAGCAGGCCAAGCGCGAAACCGCCCGCTTCTACTTCGCCCGCGTGCTGCCGCGCACCCTCAGCCATGCCGCCGCCATCCAGAGCGGCGCGGCGCCGCTGATGACGATGGCGGATGCGCATTTCGGGGAAGGTTGA
- a CDS encoding HNH endonuclease, which translates to METDTTRLGLIDTGASSAPVDEVSPIATLHRPGSVRLLSLDAHGRVLDWINWQDAACLYARDAVAWTLGDPCLHIHGGTSRLTGIQSGMDLHPIIAARGHARSRALDPTPNLSNQALFARDAHLCLYCGQQFNRPQLTRDHVMPISKGGLDVWENVVSACFHCNSRKSDRTPQQAGMPLLAVPYRPSWIEHMILSNRNILADQMAFLKAQLPKRSKLAA; encoded by the coding sequence ATGGAGACAGACACTACACGCCTAGGTCTGATCGATACCGGAGCCTCGTCCGCCCCGGTCGACGAAGTGTCGCCCATCGCCACCCTGCACCGGCCCGGCAGCGTCCGCCTGCTCTCGCTGGATGCGCACGGGCGGGTCCTGGACTGGATCAACTGGCAGGATGCGGCCTGCCTGTATGCGCGTGATGCCGTCGCCTGGACTCTCGGTGACCCCTGCCTGCACATCCATGGCGGCACCAGCCGGTTGACCGGTATCCAGAGCGGCATGGACCTGCACCCGATCATCGCCGCACGCGGCCACGCCCGTTCGCGCGCGCTGGATCCCACCCCGAACCTGTCCAACCAGGCGCTGTTCGCCCGCGACGCGCACCTGTGCCTGTACTGCGGCCAGCAGTTCAACCGCCCCCAATTGACCCGCGACCATGTCATGCCGATCTCCAAGGGCGGCCTGGACGTGTGGGAAAACGTGGTCAGCGCCTGTTTCCACTGCAACTCGCGCAAGAGCGACCGCACCCCGCAGCAGGCCGGCATGCCGCTGCTGGCCGTGCCGTACCGGCCCAGCTGGATCGAACACATGATCCTGTCCAACCGCAACATCCTGGCCGACCAGATGGCCTTCCTGAAGGCGCAGCTGCCCAAACGCTCCAAACTGGCGGCCTGA
- a CDS encoding FAD-dependent oxidoreductase — translation MSRSPRIAIVGGGPAGLLLACRLQQAGRAVQVYEADASPDARAQGGMLDLHAATGQAALRSAGLFASFQQLARYEDQGMRLFDAQGRLLLADDGVGGDRPEIDRGQLRALLLAPLAEGCVRWGHVLTQARRNAGSVELQFANGAVARADLVVGADGAWSKVRPLLTDVRPQHAGITLYELSLPDVDNAHPALAALVGRGTLIAKGSGGTVFAQRNAHAHVRVYASLPQQLGDGEAAPLHTRASLLQHFQGWHPDLRRLIADAQDTVRPWPIHTLPVEHRWAHCDAVTLIGDAAHLMPPAGEGANLALRDAADLADALCAVDWPAAVNAHEQVMFARAAVSAADAHQMLAMDSAERVLQMFDAM, via the coding sequence ATGTCCCGTTCCCCCCGTATTGCCATCGTCGGTGGCGGCCCCGCCGGGTTGCTGCTGGCGTGCCGGCTGCAACAGGCCGGCCGTGCCGTGCAGGTGTATGAAGCCGACGCCTCGCCCGACGCCCGCGCCCAGGGCGGCATGCTCGACCTGCACGCGGCGACCGGGCAGGCCGCGCTGCGCAGTGCCGGGTTGTTTGCGTCCTTCCAGCAGCTGGCGCGCTACGAAGACCAGGGCATGCGCCTGTTCGATGCACAGGGCCGGCTGCTGCTGGCCGACGACGGCGTGGGCGGCGACCGCCCGGAGATCGATCGCGGCCAGCTGCGCGCGCTGTTGCTGGCGCCGCTGGCCGAGGGCTGCGTGCGCTGGGGGCATGTGCTGACGCAGGCCAGGCGGAATGCAGGCAGTGTCGAGCTGCAGTTCGCCAACGGTGCGGTGGCGCGCGCCGACCTGGTGGTGGGCGCCGATGGCGCCTGGTCGAAGGTGCGCCCGCTGTTGACCGACGTGCGCCCGCAGCACGCCGGCATCACCCTGTACGAGCTGTCACTGCCGGACGTGGACAACGCGCACCCGGCACTGGCAGCACTGGTTGGGCGCGGCACGCTGATCGCCAAGGGCAGTGGCGGCACCGTGTTCGCCCAGCGCAATGCGCATGCCCACGTGCGCGTGTACGCGTCGCTGCCGCAGCAGCTTGGCGACGGCGAAGCGGCGCCCCTGCACACCCGCGCCAGCCTGCTGCAGCATTTCCAGGGCTGGCACCCGGATCTGCGCCGGTTGATCGCCGACGCGCAGGACACCGTGCGGCCGTGGCCGATTCATACACTGCCGGTGGAGCATCGTTGGGCGCACTGTGACGCTGTCACCCTGATCGGCGACGCGGCGCACCTGATGCCGCCGGCCGGCGAGGGCGCCAACCTGGCCTTGCGCGATGCCGCCGATCTGGCCGACGCGCTCTGTGCCGTCGACTGGCCGGCCGCGGTAAACGCACATGAGCAGGTAATGTTCGCGCGCGCGGCGGTGTCCGCTGCCGACGCACACCAGATGCTGGCGATGGACTCGGCCGAACGCGTGCTGCAGATGTTCGACGCAATGTGA
- a CDS encoding LEA type 2 family protein, with translation MYHRFRTALLVALVAGSTLALAACNSGVVKRVSPPGASVQQLTVRADGGWDVALRLQNFSSMPMVFNDLSLALKVGDEDAGTLTAKPAVSIGGVSAEVITLQLQPASGARLVVADALAGNRTLAYSLKGTVSATPQEKKLRSFDVDSRSTLNQAPGLPGVLR, from the coding sequence ATGTACCACCGCTTCCGTACCGCCCTGCTTGTCGCCCTTGTCGCCGGCAGCACCCTGGCCCTTGCCGCCTGCAACAGTGGCGTGGTCAAGCGCGTCTCGCCCCCCGGTGCCAGCGTCCAGCAGCTCACCGTGCGCGCCGACGGCGGGTGGGATGTTGCCCTGCGCCTGCAGAATTTCAGCTCCATGCCCATGGTCTTCAATGACCTCAGCCTGGCGCTCAAGGTCGGCGATGAAGACGCTGGCACCCTCACTGCCAAACCGGCCGTGTCCATCGGCGGCGTCTCCGCCGAAGTCATCACCCTCCAGCTCCAGCCTGCCTCCGGCGCCCGCCTGGTCGTCGCCGACGCCCTTGCCGGCAACCGCACCCTCGCCTATTCGCTCAAGGGCACGGTCAGCGCCACCCCGCAGGAAAAGAAACTGCGCAGCTTCGATGTCGACAGCCGCAGCACCCTCAACCAGGCCCCCGGCCTGCCCGGCGTGCTGCGCTGA
- a CDS encoding RNA polymerase sigma factor — MGATLAAERALWLAEHVLPCERGLRDWLRRRMAHAQDVDDVVQETYAILAAMADVSHVRQPRAYVYQVAQSVVLQQVRRAQVVSIEMVAEFDRLPITGEDASPERLASSRQELNKVTALIAQLPDKCRQAFILRRVEGFSQREIAERMQISENTVEKHVCKGIRLLMESMKQEAGDAGSTGKPDSTEAVHARRR; from the coding sequence ATGGGCGCAACATTGGCAGCAGAGCGTGCGTTGTGGTTGGCCGAGCATGTCCTGCCGTGCGAGCGGGGCCTGCGCGACTGGCTGCGGCGGCGCATGGCGCATGCGCAGGACGTGGACGATGTGGTGCAGGAAACCTACGCGATCCTGGCGGCGATGGCCGACGTATCGCACGTGCGGCAACCGCGCGCCTACGTCTACCAGGTGGCGCAGTCGGTGGTGCTGCAGCAGGTGCGCCGCGCCCAGGTGGTATCGATTGAAATGGTGGCCGAGTTCGACCGGCTGCCGATCACCGGTGAGGACGCCTCACCGGAACGGCTGGCGTCCTCGCGCCAGGAACTCAACAAAGTCACCGCGCTGATCGCGCAGTTGCCGGACAAATGCCGCCAGGCCTTCATCCTGCGACGGGTCGAGGGATTCTCGCAGCGCGAGATCGCCGAGCGCATGCAGATCAGCGAGAACACGGTGGAAAAGCACGTGTGCAAGGGTATTCGGTTGTTGATGGAATCGATGAAACAGGAAGCGGGTGATGCAGGGTCCACAGGGAAACCGGACAGCACGGAGGCAGTTCATGCACGGCGCCGTTGA
- a CDS encoding TonB-dependent receptor — protein MRSYKLQPLARAIRGGLMVSVLGMVTPALAQQASFDIAGGRIEEALPEFARQAGIQIISPAAGEGGIAVSALKGQMDARQALAQLLAGTGLSVASDDGRTITLRADRPLLASLGGTALLAAQSSATTVAPEPAPLDAARSAPVTLDSVTVVGTQIKGAKSAALLPVATLQAEQIEATGAVSGDELYRAIPQMGDVSFSGTNGGNSSNYARGDIASVNLRGLGVGNTLLLINGRRTVVHPTSQADGNLVPVLTYNANTVPVANLRRVEVLLDGAAAIYGTDAVAGVVNNVLRDDVDGGTISVQRGIGEGTNLRDIGINGLVGKNSQDLRSNVTLAFNYYATTGLNSLDQDWTRSADRAPDFVGTAFEGLSGTDNRNSNSPWGNFTAIGPRVRQGSTFLTTAAGAFHVQPLTNEGCNATVADGLCVQSGSKATAGADRNLLDNQQAQFPLSITPDVHRVNLFLTGKHDFENGITAFGEAGWYQSKARSLQSGVNTIAALPMTVAASNYWNPFGATTLPDGSANPNRLANLNVAAGGIPVSISSYRFERPTQIDVKNTQVRALGGLRGFHFGFDWETAALYSKAKVVDTQDAVSMTLFQQALTDATSAAYNPFCGGCNDYGKLDRFFYKATRTSETELYLWDLKASRPDLFRTWAGDVGMATGLEVRRETQRDDRDARVDGSITYTDSITGVSYPSDMYGVSPTPDTEGSRTVAGLFAEFSVPLVSREMSIPLVRALDLQVAGRAEHYSDFGNVTKPKLALGWTVIDGLTVRASWAKGFRAPNLEQVNATVVSRSNTRTDYIQCEADVRSGALASINACGSTYRSSTTARRSGNPDLKPETSTNTSAGIVFQPQFIPEDFGRFTFAVDYYKYEQEGIIGLFGEGNGLILDYLLRQQGSSNPNVVRAAPTADDIARFAGTGLDAAGKVLYVTDQYVNMQPQTVRGVDYSVAWSSPDTRIGRFDVGINGTRLIEFYRDRSPALQALEDAKATGLVDPSIAITGGGDLIGDGGNPQWKWSGTLTWRYQNLSIGASARYASSYHETSLTLADGTPWTVKSQTLANAYVKYDFNREGLFNGVSVKLGANNIADKRPPVSDDSYGYSSAIYQAYPRYWYASVTKAF, from the coding sequence ATGCGTTCGTACAAGTTGCAGCCGTTGGCCCGCGCCATCCGCGGAGGCCTGATGGTGTCGGTGCTGGGCATGGTCACGCCCGCCCTGGCCCAGCAGGCCAGTTTTGATATCGCCGGGGGGCGTATCGAAGAAGCATTGCCCGAGTTTGCGCGCCAGGCCGGCATCCAGATCATCAGCCCCGCCGCAGGCGAAGGCGGCATCGCCGTCTCCGCCCTCAAGGGCCAGATGGACGCCCGGCAAGCCCTGGCACAACTGCTCGCCGGCACCGGGCTCAGTGTCGCCTCCGATGATGGCCGTACCATTACACTGCGCGCCGATCGCCCGCTGCTCGCCTCGCTGGGCGGCACCGCACTGCTCGCCGCCCAATCCTCGGCCACTACCGTCGCCCCCGAGCCCGCGCCGCTCGACGCCGCACGCAGCGCCCCGGTCACGCTCGACTCGGTCACCGTCGTCGGCACCCAGATCAAGGGCGCCAAAAGCGCCGCCCTGTTGCCCGTGGCCACCCTGCAGGCCGAACAGATCGAAGCCACCGGCGCGGTCTCCGGCGACGAGCTCTACCGCGCCATCCCGCAGATGGGCGACGTCTCCTTCAGCGGCACCAACGGCGGCAACAGCTCCAACTACGCGCGCGGCGACATCGCCTCGGTCAACCTGCGCGGGCTCGGCGTCGGCAACACCCTGCTGCTCATCAACGGCCGCCGCACCGTCGTGCATCCCACCAGCCAGGCCGACGGCAACCTCGTCCCCGTGCTCACCTACAACGCCAACACCGTCCCGGTCGCCAACCTGCGTCGGGTCGAAGTGCTGCTTGACGGCGCGGCCGCCATCTACGGCACCGACGCCGTCGCCGGCGTGGTCAACAACGTCCTGCGCGACGATGTCGACGGCGGCACCATCAGCGTCCAGCGTGGCATCGGCGAAGGCACCAACCTGCGTGACATCGGCATCAACGGCCTGGTCGGCAAGAACTCGCAGGACCTGCGCAGCAACGTCACCCTGGCCTTCAACTACTACGCCACCACCGGCCTGAACTCGCTCGACCAGGACTGGACCCGCAGCGCGGACCGCGCGCCGGACTTCGTCGGCACCGCGTTCGAAGGGCTGAGCGGCACCGACAACCGCAACAGCAACAGCCCGTGGGGCAACTTCACCGCGATCGGCCCGCGCGTGCGCCAGGGCAGCACCTTCCTCACCACCGCCGCGGGTGCGTTCCACGTGCAGCCGCTCACCAACGAGGGCTGCAACGCCACCGTGGCCGATGGCCTGTGCGTGCAGTCCGGCAGCAAGGCCACCGCCGGTGCCGACCGCAATCTGTTGGACAACCAGCAGGCCCAGTTCCCGCTGTCGATCACCCCCGACGTGCACCGCGTCAACCTGTTCCTGACCGGCAAGCATGACTTCGAAAATGGCATCACTGCCTTCGGCGAAGCCGGCTGGTATCAGTCCAAGGCCCGCAGCCTGCAGTCCGGCGTCAACACCATTGCCGCACTGCCGATGACCGTGGCCGCCAGCAACTACTGGAACCCGTTTGGCGCCACCACGCTGCCCGACGGCAGCGCCAACCCCAACCGGCTGGCCAACCTCAACGTGGCTGCCGGCGGCATTCCGGTCAGCATCAGCAGCTACCGCTTCGAGCGGCCCACCCAGATCGACGTCAAGAACACCCAGGTGCGCGCGCTGGGCGGCCTGCGCGGCTTCCACTTCGGCTTCGACTGGGAAACCGCGGCGCTGTATTCCAAGGCCAAGGTGGTCGATACCCAGGACGCGGTCAGCATGACCCTGTTCCAGCAGGCGCTGACCGATGCCACTTCGGCCGCCTACAACCCGTTCTGCGGCGGCTGCAACGACTACGGCAAGCTGGACCGGTTCTTCTACAAGGCCACCCGCACCAGCGAGACCGAGCTGTACCTGTGGGACCTGAAGGCCTCGCGCCCGGACCTGTTCCGCACCTGGGCCGGTGACGTGGGCATGGCCACCGGCCTGGAAGTGCGCCGCGAAACCCAGCGCGACGACCGCGACGCGCGCGTGGACGGCAGCATTACCTATACCGACAGCATCACCGGCGTCAGCTACCCCAGCGACATGTACGGGGTGAGCCCGACCCCGGACACCGAAGGGTCGCGCACCGTGGCCGGCCTGTTCGCCGAGTTCTCGGTGCCGCTGGTGTCGCGTGAGATGTCCATTCCGCTGGTGCGTGCACTGGACCTGCAGGTGGCCGGGCGTGCCGAGCACTACAGCGATTTCGGCAACGTCACCAAGCCCAAGCTGGCCCTGGGCTGGACCGTGATCGACGGGCTTACCGTGCGCGCGTCGTGGGCCAAGGGCTTCCGTGCGCCGAACCTGGAGCAGGTCAACGCCACCGTGGTCAGCCGGTCCAACACGCGCACCGACTACATCCAGTGCGAAGCCGACGTGCGTTCCGGCGCGCTGGCCTCGATCAATGCCTGTGGCAGCACCTACCGTTCGTCCACCACCGCGCGGCGCTCGGGCAACCCGGACCTCAAGCCGGAAACCTCGACCAACACCAGCGCCGGCATCGTGTTCCAGCCGCAGTTCATCCCCGAAGACTTCGGTCGTTTCACCTTCGCGGTGGACTACTACAAGTACGAGCAGGAAGGCATCATCGGCCTGTTCGGCGAGGGCAACGGGCTGATCCTGGACTATCTGCTGCGCCAGCAGGGCAGCAGCAATCCCAACGTGGTCCGCGCCGCCCCCACCGCCGATGACATCGCGCGCTTCGCCGGTACCGGCCTGGATGCCGCCGGCAAGGTGCTGTATGTCACCGACCAGTACGTCAACATGCAGCCGCAGACCGTGCGCGGCGTGGACTACAGCGTGGCCTGGAGCTCGCCGGACACCCGCATCGGCCGGTTCGACGTGGGCATCAACGGCACCCGCCTGATCGAGTTCTACCGCGACCGCTCGCCGGCGCTGCAGGCATTGGAAGACGCCAAGGCCACCGGCCTGGTCGATCCGTCGATCGCCATCACCGGCGGCGGCGACCTGATCGGTGACGGCGGCAACCCGCAGTGGAAGTGGAGCGGCACGCTCACCTGGCGCTACCAGAACCTCAGCATCGGGGCGAGCGCGCGCTATGCCAGCAGCTACCACGAAACCAGCCTGACCCTGGCCGATGGCACGCCATGGACGGTGAAGTCGCAGACGCTGGCCAACGCCTACGTCAAGTACGACTTCAACCGCGAGGGTCTGTTCAACGGGGTATCGGTCAAGCTGGGGGCCAACAATATCGCCGACAAGCGGCCGCCGGTCTCCGATGACAGTTATGGTTACTCCTCGGCGATATACCAGGCGTACCCGCGCTACTGGTATGCCAGCGTGACCAAGGCGTTCTGA